One Comamonas endophytica DNA window includes the following coding sequences:
- a CDS encoding putative bifunctional diguanylate cyclase/phosphodiesterase, translating into MTSLYARRLCYLLLFRRPVSTMPLRMGWRGMRLACVGAALLVLGLVWWLAWQSVAAERAQLEISTRQQQASLAAVVAENLAQVVNKGQLMALAAGDTLASHARGQQTAAEVHRRLSTMLVAEQSFARYLLLDASLAPMDSSYALARGELAPLVAALRQALRAPVAGQAARLLPAAQASAPGSPDLWQIPLAYALRPTESGATSAAGGYLLLMLDLGYFLNLYRDVEMGAGSAIHLFDTQGGPLAELGAQGLTLPFSRSQAAPVTLMEGSRGAAVAALQPGAAPSQFSWRRSAQSPFIVVASRGQEWVDGPHREGSRKVWTLLGVLSVCMLLAVGGMLRVLRHQEGLFVALSVANRDKHALIDQLEREKTKALELAANDHLTGLHNRRMFNELVASHLALARRSRKFYALMYLDLDRFKAINDSLGHHVGDLLLQAVAGRLRQLLRRSDIIARMGGDEFAVLVTGMDAMADMDALAAKLIESLSQPYEGLEGHTLQVTPSMGVAFFPRDGHDVTLLCRNADAAMYASKRAGRGRFSYYDATASADSARGYALERELPRAVAEQQLVLHFQPKVRLNDCRIMGFEALVRWQHPEYGLIHPGEFIASAEATGAIRALGDWVLKACCRQVAAWRALGLDTVPIAFNVSPVQLRDGAFAERLAAHIADHGIAPSDLMMEITESCLIEPRALALSVLEQVRDMGVSIGLDDFGTGFSSLSQIKDLPIDTLKLDRSFVNDIRSSSEAGVIVTSVITLAHNLKMRVVAEGVELMDQLVYLKTAGCDEAQGYFLSRPVGAHAAEEMLRAAYLHPA; encoded by the coding sequence GTGACTTCCCTGTACGCCCGTCGCCTGTGCTACCTGCTGCTGTTTCGCCGGCCGGTGTCCACCATGCCTTTGCGCATGGGCTGGAGAGGCATGCGCCTGGCCTGCGTCGGCGCGGCGCTGCTGGTGCTCGGGCTGGTCTGGTGGCTGGCCTGGCAAAGCGTGGCGGCCGAGCGCGCGCAACTGGAGATCAGCACCCGCCAGCAGCAGGCGAGCCTGGCGGCCGTGGTGGCGGAAAATCTTGCCCAAGTGGTCAACAAGGGCCAGTTGATGGCGCTGGCCGCTGGCGATACGCTGGCCAGCCACGCGCGCGGCCAGCAGACCGCCGCCGAGGTGCACCGGCGGCTCTCGACGATGCTGGTGGCCGAGCAGAGCTTCGCGCGCTACCTGCTGCTCGATGCTTCGCTGGCGCCCATGGATTCCTCCTATGCGCTGGCGCGCGGCGAGCTGGCGCCGCTGGTGGCGGCCTTGCGCCAGGCGCTGCGGGCGCCGGTTGCCGGGCAGGCCGCGCGGCTGCTGCCGGCGGCGCAGGCCAGCGCCCCGGGCAGCCCGGATCTGTGGCAGATCCCTCTGGCCTATGCGCTGCGGCCCACCGAGTCCGGCGCCACGTCCGCAGCGGGCGGCTACCTGCTGCTGATGCTGGACCTGGGCTATTTCCTGAACCTCTACCGCGACGTGGAGATGGGCGCGGGCAGCGCGATCCACCTGTTCGACACGCAGGGCGGGCCGCTGGCCGAGCTGGGTGCGCAGGGCTTGACGCTGCCGTTCTCGCGCAGCCAGGCGGCGCCGGTAACGCTGATGGAGGGCAGCCGCGGCGCGGCCGTCGCGGCGCTGCAGCCCGGCGCCGCGCCCAGCCAGTTCAGCTGGCGGCGCAGCGCGCAGTCGCCCTTCATCGTGGTCGCCAGCCGCGGCCAGGAATGGGTGGACGGACCGCACCGCGAGGGCAGCCGCAAGGTCTGGACCCTGCTCGGCGTGCTCAGCGTATGCATGCTGCTGGCCGTGGGCGGCATGCTGCGCGTGCTGCGCCACCAGGAGGGGCTGTTCGTGGCGCTGAGCGTCGCCAACCGCGACAAGCATGCGCTCATCGACCAGCTCGAGCGGGAGAAGACCAAGGCGCTGGAGCTGGCGGCCAATGACCATCTCACGGGACTGCACAACCGCCGCATGTTCAACGAGCTGGTCGCGAGCCATCTGGCGCTGGCCCGGCGCAGCCGCAAGTTCTATGCGCTGATGTATCTGGATCTGGACCGCTTCAAGGCCATCAACGACAGCCTGGGCCACCATGTGGGCGACCTGCTGCTGCAGGCGGTGGCCGGGCGGCTGCGCCAGCTGCTGCGCCGCTCGGACATCATTGCCCGGATGGGGGGCGATGAATTCGCCGTGCTGGTGACCGGCATGGATGCCATGGCCGACATGGACGCGCTGGCCGCCAAGCTCATCGAGTCCCTGAGCCAGCCCTACGAGGGACTCGAGGGCCACACGCTGCAGGTCACGCCCAGCATGGGTGTGGCCTTCTTCCCGCGCGACGGCCATGACGTGACGCTGCTGTGCCGCAACGCCGATGCCGCGATGTATGCCAGCAAACGCGCCGGGCGCGGTCGCTTCAGCTACTACGATGCCACGGCCAGCGCCGACAGCGCGCGCGGGTACGCGCTCGAGCGCGAGCTGCCGCGCGCCGTTGCCGAGCAGCAGCTGGTGCTGCACTTCCAGCCCAAGGTACGCCTCAACGATTGCCGCATCATGGGCTTCGAGGCGCTGGTGCGCTGGCAGCACCCCGAATACGGGCTGATCCACCCGGGCGAATTCATCGCCTCGGCCGAGGCCACGGGTGCCATCCGTGCGCTGGGCGACTGGGTGCTGAAGGCCTGCTGCCGGCAGGTGGCCGCCTGGCGCGCGCTGGGCCTCGACACCGTCCCCATCGCCTTCAATGTCTCCCCGGTGCAACTGCGCGACGGCGCGTTTGCCGAGCGCCTGGCCGCGCATATCGCCGACCACGGCATCGCGCCTTCGGACCTGATGATGGAGATCACCGAAAGCTGCCTGATCGAGCCGCGCGCGCTGGCGCTGAGCGTGCTCGAGCAGGTGCGGGACATGGGCGTGTCCATCGGGCTGGACGATTTCGGCACCGGCTTTTCCAGCCTGAGCCAGATCAAGGACCTGCCCATCGACACCCTCAAGCTCGACCGGTCCTTCGTCAACGACATCCGCAGCAGCAGCGAGGCGGGCGTGATCGTGACCTCGGTCATCACGCTGGCGCACAACCTCAAGATGCGCGTGGTGGCCGAGGGCGTGGAGCTGATGGACCAGCTGGTGTACCTCAAGACCGCCGGCTGCGACGAGGCCCAGGGCTACTTCCTGAGCCGCCCCGTGGGCGCCCACGCGGCCGAGGAGATGCTGCGCGCCGCCTATCTCCATCCCGCATGA